A single genomic interval of Actinomycetota bacterium harbors:
- a CDS encoding sigma-70 family RNA polymerase sigma factor, producing the protein MDTTAINSDAVIDDPVVTELLDRATQRGYVLLSEIHELHDPLNHGDEWAEELAQRARDLGAEVVDDLTVAEDEIERPEAQPLTLSTDSVRQYLNEAGRHELLTAEDEQDLAKRYQAGLAAKDMLEDEDLKFPPKQKALLTRIVQDGERAKDKMVRTNLRLVVASAKKFRGRGVDLLSLIQDGNLGLIRGVEKFDHTKGYKFSTYAVWWIRQALQRGVANRGRTIRVPVHVWELRNKIRAAEVELRQMLGREPTEIEVSEAADLSVDRVREVREAVQMIASLDKPVGEDGDATLGDLLTDPSADDPERQAAQLTAREQVNAVLQGLSERERTILLMRYGLMDGEEHTLQDIGELFDLTRERIRQIEKKTLAKLRHPSRAHQLQDLLAVFEPDGDLTPGSGIGRQPSSA; encoded by the coding sequence ACCGAGCTCCTCGATCGCGCGACGCAACGGGGCTACGTGCTCCTGTCCGAGATCCACGAGCTGCACGATCCGCTGAACCACGGCGACGAGTGGGCTGAGGAGCTCGCCCAGCGGGCTCGCGACCTCGGTGCCGAGGTCGTCGACGACCTCACGGTCGCTGAGGACGAGATCGAGCGCCCCGAGGCACAGCCGCTGACGCTCTCGACCGACTCGGTGCGCCAGTACCTCAACGAGGCAGGTCGCCACGAGCTGCTGACGGCGGAGGACGAGCAGGACCTGGCGAAGCGCTACCAGGCGGGTCTGGCAGCGAAGGACATGCTCGAGGACGAGGACCTGAAGTTCCCCCCCAAGCAGAAGGCGCTGCTGACCCGCATCGTGCAGGACGGGGAGCGCGCCAAGGACAAGATGGTCCGCACCAACCTGCGGTTGGTCGTCGCGAGCGCCAAGAAGTTCCGCGGACGCGGCGTCGACCTGCTCAGCCTCATCCAGGACGGCAACCTCGGACTCATCCGCGGCGTGGAGAAGTTCGACCACACCAAGGGGTACAAGTTCTCCACCTACGCCGTCTGGTGGATCCGCCAGGCGCTGCAGCGCGGTGTCGCCAACCGCGGCCGCACCATCCGCGTCCCCGTTCACGTATGGGAGCTGCGCAACAAGATCCGTGCCGCCGAGGTCGAGCTGCGCCAGATGCTCGGGCGCGAGCCGACCGAGATCGAGGTCTCGGAGGCGGCCGACCTATCGGTCGACCGCGTCCGCGAGGTGCGCGAGGCGGTGCAGATGATCGCCTCGCTCGACAAGCCGGTCGGAGAGGACGGCGACGCCACGCTCGGCGACCTGCTCACCGATCCGTCCGCGGACGACCCCGAGCGCCAGGCGGCTCAGCTGACCGCGAGGGAGCAGGTGAACGCGGTGCTCCAAGGCCTGTCGGAGCGTGAGCGGACGATCCTGCTGATGCGCTACGGGTTGATGGATGGCGAGGAGCACACGCTGCAGGACATCGGCGAGCTGTTCGACCTGACACGCGAGCGCATCCGCCAGATCGAGAAGAAGACCTTGGCGAAGCTGCGCCACCCCTCGCGTGCGCACCAGCTGCAGGATCTACTGGCGGTGTTCGAGCCGGACGGTGACCTCACCCCCGGCAGCGGTA